Part of the Lolium rigidum isolate FL_2022 chromosome 6, APGP_CSIRO_Lrig_0.1, whole genome shotgun sequence genome, TTTCTTTTTATTTACATGATTTAATAGTCAAAAATAGGATCACCAGCCATATCGCCATTTTGTTATTTCCATTCTGGAGCTACTGGCTAATGATAATTCTGGCTGCCATATTATTTGCATCGCTAATATGTCCTGGCTCTAAAGAAACTAAGCTAATCATATAGAAAATTTAGTCTTGCAATCATATCTTAAGGGAGATTCTGACAGAAGTTCTAATAGTAACTTTCTGTCTGCGGAATTTCAGGTACTTGACAATCTACCTCATGACCTTGTCTATTCACCAAATCAGGTCTCCCCATGGATGGAAGTGTGGATTGAAAAAGTAAACGGCAGGTTTGTAATTTTGTGTTTCAACTTTCACATTCATTGCAAGATATTAGCTAGAACCTTTGCTTTCTACCATATCTGAAGTATCTTGTTTGCTTTTACATTCAATTATGTGTATCCCTTGCATTGGCAAACACAATCTTAAAAATCTTCTTCCTTCTCATTTTGCTTGCTTTTATATCCACTATTTATATGGGGCCATAGTTGAATGAGATCCTACAGTTGGGAATGCATTATAAACTAATTAACTTATGACACCTGCTAGTTTTACTTGATTTAAATTGTGTCGTTTATTATTTTGGTTGATGTTATTGTTGAAGGGTCACCTCCTTTTCCTTTAGTTATTTTACTAATTGATTTTCCATGTATCCTCACTATTTCTTTATTCAAGAAGGACCTCCTGTTATTCTGGGAAATTATTTAGCTAGTAGCTATTCGGTCTCTTAATCTCTTTCATTAatcatttttcttaatttttttcttAAGAAAGTTCACAAGTCTGTGAGGTCTACAAACCATTACAAGACCCGTTAGTTTCCCGCTGCAATGAGATTGTTAGCATGAATGAACAGGATCCTTCTTTGAGAGAAAAACTATCATTTGCTGCAAAAGGTATCTTCTCAAAAGTTTTTCCAAAGCCTCGGAGAGCTTGGTTACCAACTGGATGCTTGGTATGTATTCCAGGACCTGTGCTGATAAGTTAAATTATAAAATACAAGTTCTACCGTTGATGATAGATACCAGTATATGTGACTAGCTTACTTCCAGATTTTCTTATATTAATACAGAAACTGCTGGATACTTTACATGAAGCTTTGCCAAGCATGTCCCTTATTGCTTCGGACTTCAGTTATCTTCCTGATGTTAGCATACCTGGCGATAGAGCTCCATTGGTTTCTTCAAAGGTGACAGGCTTTTGCTTTTCTGACTATTTGGTGCATTTCTTTAGCAAGGCAGTAGGTGGTGTCAATTAATATGCCCTGAGAATGGTGGAACACCATGTTTTTTAGTTTTCTTGATATTGGTGTCCTTACACGTGATGTTCATACAATTACTATCGTATTTAGATATGAAGACAGTGGCCTTACTTCTGAATGTCTCATTCATCTTGTTTCACTTTTGTAGAAGGATGGGAAAACCTTGGATCATAACAACTATCTTGATGCACAGGTTTGCACAGAAATTGCATTTTTGTTTTATTCATGCACTAGGTTATGTGCTGTTATGTCGTAAGCAGACAACCTATTCTTAGCTATGTATTTCTTTTTGAAAAAAGAACCAAGAATAAGAAATTAGAAAATATCCTGATGTAATTTGGTATGTTTTTGTAAAACATTAACTTTGGCATATATGTGACCCAGTAAGTTGAGTTATGTCACTTGCCACTCTTCCAGGGTGATGCGGATATCTTCTTCCCAACCAATTTCTGGCTTTTGGAGCAGATCGACCATCACTGCTCTGGCTTTTCAAGAGAGCAGAAGAATCGTGGTGCTTTTAAACCAGTGAAGAGTAGGAGAACGATCATAGTAAGTTCAGCCTGCTCATGCCAACATAGCTTATGTTGCGCAGAATTCTGATTTTGTTTTTATCTCTGGCTAACTTGGGTACTGAAAAGTAAGTTGCTATTTGGCATTTATCATTCAGCTTGATTCGGCTGCCTTCATGGAGGAGTTTGGGCTGCCACTGAAGACAAAGACCAAAGATGGCTATAATCCACTTCTTGATGATTTCAGGAACACAAAGTTCTACCTCAGTGTTCCGACCCACAACAAGGTGTAGTCCAGCCTGAGTCTGTGTTGCTACTTATGTTTGCCCATCGAAGCACTACATTAGACGCTAGTGAATATGGAATATGCAATGGCCAGTAAGTAATCAGTTTGTGAGATCATACTATTCTAGACCTTCTTTTGTAtagaagagagcaaaatcttaggATTTTGTTTGAACTGACTTCGGAAAGTCCAAGTTCTTTTGATAAgtttcttcttttgtttgttgtttttagAAGTGAATAATGTCAGAACTATGCAGAAATTTCATTTGCTTAGGATCTGTCTATGTATTAAGCTCGCAGTTACCCTCAAGATTTTTGAAGAATATAATAAACCAATAATACCTGTGTTAAATGGGAGTAGGTTAGTATTTCTATATTGGGTACGTTTTTCTTTGATTATTCTGtaacatgttttcaaaaccacttCAACAGAGCTCAAATATTTGCTTTCATAGCAATTCTGTAGTTTTCAGAATTTATTAATTAATGCATTTATATTTTAGATGATCTGACACTCTGACTCTTGGAGACCCTCTTGAGCCAGGTCTTCCAAGCGATAGAAAAACTAAACACACATTTATCTATGTGTATCTATATTATGCAGAAATGCAGAATCACATTGAACTAAAGCGTACACACAGTGGCATTCAAATGTTTGTACTACATTAATCTCTATGTCCTGCCTtgccctctcgctcttctcttttTCTGCACTCGAAGTAGTAGTCCGTGACACGGGCCACTGCGATCATCTCCTCTGCAATGCGGAGCAAACACTTGACGGTGCCGCTGGCCGAAAAGCCAGCCATGGCGACAAGAGTGTACAGCAACCAAAACGGTCTGTCGAGCATCGCTGACGCCACCATGGAGTGAAAGGCCTGCGTGTACTTGCCACGCAAGAGCCGGCAGGCCCGCGCCACCGCGCCCTTGCCGCGCAACCCAGGCTCCGCCACGGACGCCACGACCGCCGCCGCGCCGACGGCTTGGATGACAGCAAAGAAGGGCAGCACGACGATCATGACTCCGCCTAGTACGTACCAATTTTCCGTCATGGTTGGGAGCCGCACCTCCATAGCCTCCACGAACGCCGCCCTCACGGCACAGACGGCAGCCAGGGTCAGGGCGGGCCGCAGGAGATTGCTCTTCACCTTGCGCAGGAAGGAGGACAAGGTGTGATGCTCGCCGGAGTGCGACGCCACCGCCGCGAAGGCGGTGGCAATGTAGGCCAGACATCCGAGGGTGACGCCCGAGAGCAGGTACGCTAGCCGGAACCACCACTGGTGGTGGTCGCCCTGTAACAAGTTCTTGGCGAGCTTGAGGACACGGGCGATGTCCAGCATGTTTTGTGGGCTGATGTAGTAGTGGGGTTCGAGATCTGCGGCGGCATCCGTCGCGGCGAGGCACCTGAAGAGGTAGAACCGTAGAAGGACGCGCTGAAGAGGACGGCTGATATCGTGAAGAGCTGCAGAAACAGGCGGCGCGTAGGCTTCCGGAGAACGCCGGCGCGCTTCAGGAAGGCGACGGTTTTCGGCCCTTTTAGGCTTTGTTTGGTTGTCAGGGTAGAGAAAACCAGGGAACCATATCCCCACCGGGGATTTTAGGGTGCATGCGGGATCCCCTCCTCCACCGGGTAGATCTGGCCCTTTCCCTGGGTTTGTTTGGCAGTAGGGGAGGAAACTCTACGGAGAATGAGAATTTGGAAGAAACTCCTTACTTCGCGGCATAGCAGTTTCTATTTCATTGTCAGAACTATTTTTGCgtggtaaaataacagcagccatCTCAATTAATATTTACTGCATCACTGTTTCAAAATATCTGAATTATAGAACTGCACCATTTAACTCTATCAACTTCAAATTTAGGTAGCAGAAATACAAACACCGCCAACTGCACTCGCCCAACACCTAGATAGCTTCTCCTCGCCGGCAACCAGGGGAGAAGGCCAGCTGAGACCACCTCCAGGCTCCTCCTTGCCGACATGCCGCCGCCCGCCTTGCTCATGCTCGCCAAGAGCCTTCGCCTGCCGTCGTGCTCCTGCTCGTCGAGCCGGTCGCCAGCCTCCGTGCTCCTACTACCCGAGAGCTTGAGAGGCCATAGTGCTCCTGTTTGGCGAGAGCATTCGCTCGTCGTCGCGCTCCTGCTCGCTGAGCAGGTTGCCGGCCACCGTGCTCCTACTCGCCGAGAGCTTTGGAACCTGTTGTGGTCCTGCTCGGCGAGAGCCTTCGCCTGCCGTCATGTTCCTGCTTTCCAAGCACGTTGCCGCCACCCATGCTCCTGCTTACCGAGAGCCTTTTCCGGCCGTCGTGCTACTGGTCGTCGAGAGCATCGCCGGCCACCATGCTCCTTGCCAAAGCGCGTCGCCTGCCGCCGTGCTCGTACTCGCCGAGAGCCTTCGCCGGCCGTCGTGCTCCTGGTCACCGGGAGCATCGAGAAAGTAAACATAAACAAGATTGATAAGTATTACCTCACACTTGCAAAGAAAAAGAATATGTGGTCTTATTTGAGTCCCAATAAAAAGTTCATGGTAAAGTGTTAGATACATGGAGTTCAGAGTGTAAAGAATTCAACAACCACCAACAGCTAGCTATCCAAGTGCAGGATCATACAGCAATTAGCCGCAACCTTTTATAATATTGTTGCAAACAACCTGCATCGGCATGCTGTAACTTAATGGCTTGCGTCGGCAGGCAGCGTCCCATTTTACCAGACGAAGACAACCAACCAGCCATGGTTGTTGCCGGAGGGAACATGGGCTTTGAGGCGGGACATAGCTCAGGGCTTTTACTGAAACCTAACAATGTGCTTCCATAGCAGAAGATAATACTAACTAATCCATCACAAAACATACAGTAGGCTTCaagtttactctaaattctaaaaCCAAAACCTTTTTTGGAACTAGACAAAACAAAAGGGGCAAAGATCAAGTGCGTTAACATGCAAGTTCTTTCAGTTAACTCAAATTCATTTACTTGTTGCATAAAGAAAGGACTTGAATCTAAATGGAACCATGTCACTCAAATAAATGCCCTGAAGATAAGCGACGTGTCGCATGAAGGACCTGCATCTAAATGGAACCATGTCACCGTCAGAATATCTTGGTTGGGGATTTGCAGCTAGCAGTAGTGTTCTAAGCACTCAATATTACTAATGCATTTCATGCTCACATCAGATTGAAATTAGCGAGCAATATTTTTCACAAGATCGCCTGATGACACGCCAAAATAGCGGCCTGATTGGATTAATGTCGCACAGACCTCTGAACTAATTGTCTACTAAACAATGGTATATATTCATAGTATAATTGCACACATTACAATGAGTCTTATGATCACAAGGTAGTCTAGTATTTGGGTTCAGGCATCACTAAAAAATTCACACTCTCAACCTTCAGCAATAACAACGGCTTTTAACTATGTCACGTCTCAACCTTCAGCAATAACAAAAAACTAAGCAGGCACAAAATTAGCAAAGTAGcatccattttttttttttttttttgaaacgggggcaaaagctttgccccaatctattaattaagaagagggtTTTAGCATGAAAAGAGCATGCTGTTACAAACGGGCCGGATCTTATTACAAAAggactactctcgcggcatcaagtTACACAAGCGCTTAGCTCCCGCTAACACCCAAAGACGGGCCTCGCCTCTAATCTTATCGAAGACTACTTGTGTCGGCGCACTAAAGTAGCATCCATGTATTATAGACCAGAAGACAAGAACGAATGCTATGGTTGGCAATTAATCACACGGAGCAATACTAGCTCCAGAGAAAAATTGCTACGACAGGTAAGTATTAATTATGTCTAGATAGTAGCAAGACTCCTACTCGTCTGCTCAAGTTCTTGAGCTAAAGAAACGAGCGATATCCGGAAGAACTTTGTGGATTTGTAGCAATCTGGAGCTATACCTGAGAAAAGAGCAGATCTGGAGCATATTTGATGAAGGAGATAACCTAACTCGGACGGAGATCTTGGAAGAACTCAGACGGAGGTCTTGGACGAGCTCGGCCGGAGATGACGAAGGCGAGCGGAGGAGATCCTGGATGAAGGCGAGCGGCGGAGAGCCCGGAAGGAGGAGGAGATCTCGGACGGCAGAGGACGGAGGCGGAGATCTTCTATGACGGAGAACGGCGGAAGTTGGAGACGGCGGAGGGCGGTCGCCGGAGGAAGGAGATCACGAGAGTTGGTGTCGTCGCCTCCCTGTCGCCAGACCAAGTCGCGGATCTCGTTCCCCATGTCTCGACTAGTGGAATTCGCTCCCGGGGACGAACGCGGAAAGAACGCGGAAACAGGGCCTCGCGGGCATCCAAATGCACAGGTGGGCTAATCCAGGGAAATTACACCGAGGGAATAATAGGCCGGGGAAAGGCCGGGGAACCCCCGCGGAACGGGTCCAACCAAACGAGCCCTTAGGGCGGTCAGCACCATGGTTAGCACGATATTACGTTCGATCTGCATCTCGATCCCAGGTAGCACACCTTGATCGAAGTGTATCGCCGCCGTCTAGGAAAGCTTGCTTCTCGCGCTGGCCGGAACAGATCGATCCACGAAAACTCGAGACGGGTCAGGCCGATCTTTTCTAGTGGGAGCTAGCTAACACACCGTGGCTAATAataagtaagagcatctccagcccgcgtcccccaaagggatttggggagcgccggaccaaaaatgcgttccagccacgtcccccaaagcccatttttatcCAGTGCACCCCCATACGGTGTCTGGCGCCCCGagtccgtccccgtcccacaggggacgctccggacacgccggacacaacgaaaagcgaggcgaaccgacgcgggcccgacgcatcagcggctcggaagctcagccgccgcctacgtagcgacggtgcggttctgtcgggaagcggaaccgttgcattggcaaccgcgtcgacgacgtggcaaccgccggaatggagtcgggactcctcggaagagcaaccgctggtcttttcgacttctgcgccgccgttcatccgcgctcaataagacccgtacgtcggcgcttttggatcttcaccggccgcatccgacacctccagcgacgatgagctacatctccgagctcccgtccgacacctccagcgagggaaagcctgctggatggcgccattggtgggagaaagctccgacacccagcagcgacgacgattccctcccgccacttgacagcgcggaggaatggctAGGCGTGGAGaaggacgcggaggaagaagggtcagaggaggcggcggtggcccgtgcgaaggcggaggcggccaataccgccaaggccaaggccaaggccaaggcgcagccggcgagcaccggcgacaacgaggaggactccgacgcgtcggccgacaccgcctcttcggaagaggtgacgagcaggaagcgccaccgtgacgacgacgacgagacggggccatcatcgaagaagaagtagaagtttaaaataatttgtatgtaatttaattatgttttttcgaagttttatatgtattttgtttatgttgaaccgatttgaatattagtaaagagttttattctatctatttaaattatttttaatgtttgggagcggcgtttgggggacgcgactggggagcgacgtcccccaaaggcggcacgaacaaaacacgtcctccaaacgttcaatctggcgcggtttgggggacgcggctggagatgctctaacaaccgACTCGAACAAGGATTCCGACCGCTGGCTACTGATCCCCGCGTGGCGGTTCTGGCTTCCTTTTTGTGGCCAGACCGATCACGCTGACTTGCCAGACCCTTGGAAGGACAAATCAGCAAGGTTTAAAATAAcgcgctatttctccgctaataccatgcaatagcatatttggagggtctacgctaa contains:
- the LOC124665936 gene encoding uncharacterized protein LOC124665936, yielding MAPAYLATVPALRRVARWAPVALFSSGIVAGDKPVLVRDFVKSALYDPNHGYFSKRSGPVGVLDSAIRFNQLQGRSAYMKHLDKLYKKHDISWFTPVELFKPWYAHAIAASILRTANLSVPLKIYEIGGGSGTCAKGVLDYMMLNAPPKVYNNMKYISVEISSSLAEKQLETVGELQSHLSKFTVEHRDATDRSGWGSKDPQPCWVLMLEVLDNLPHDLVYSPNQVSPWMEVWIEKVNGSSQVCEVYKPLQDPLVSRCNEIVSMNEQDPSLREKLSFAAKGIFSKVFPKPRRAWLPTGCLKLLDTLHEALPSMSLIASDFSYLPDVSIPGDRAPLVSSKKDGKTLDHNNYLDAQGDADIFFPTNFWLLEQIDHHCSGFSREQKNRGAFKPVKSRRTIILDSAAFMEEFGLPLKTKTKDGYNPLLDDFRNTKFYLSVPTHNKV